GAAGCTTTGCCCCTTATGGCTCATGTACATGTTTGATTGATGTGAgcttcaaacaacaaatgtccATCTTGATGCAGGCCAACAATAAGCAGCCGTTAGCAGGCAGCTCAACTGTCACTTGTACTCTGCGTCAGTGTCTGAATCTTCAAAGGCCTGTATTTCAAACAGTGAACGGGCTGCAACCAATCACACTGTCATTGTTATTCTTCTACAAGGAAAACTTGTCAGGTTGGGATTTGATGTAAGGTCTCGGAATAGTTTGGAGAAAGACTTGATGACATTGCGGAACACTCTAAAGGTTTCTCCAGGTGTTTATTCCTGTGCTTAATGATTGAATGACCAGGGAGCGAGGTAATCTGATCTCTTTAAGTCAGCATTTTTAAGGGAGGCTACATCAATCAAGCCCCCGTAAAAAGTAAACGGGGGAGCCGCCCTGCAAGAAAAACACGACTTCAGtgacctgtttgtgtgtgtaggagatGAGTCCAGCAGAGTTTGATCTGCACGGATCTCTGGCCCTGAACACCACGCTGCTTTGTACCCAGCATGGAGGCATAGAAGTGCAcatacacaaagaaacacacatctgaaagcctaataataataataataataataataataataataataataataataataataataataataacttatatagcgcctttcatgtTACacaaggtcgctttacaaaaaatgtttgcctTAAAGGCAGTGGGTGGAAGTCAACATACCAACACTTCAAGACCTTACATCAGCCTGGGCACAATCGAACAAGAGGAAAGGAACTGTCTCACATCAGTGTTAAAAATGCACATCGTGCTGTACTGAAAGACCACCGCTTTCAACATGTTTTAGCCTAACAGCGTTGAGAAGACACAGACAGGCTGGAAAAATCATCTGAAACTTTTCAGAGCGATTCTTCCCAAAAGTTATCCCTTTAAAATCTGAAGAAACCAAGTCAAACTTTTAGAAGATATTAAATAATCTGAACAAAACAACTAAGTGACATACTAATAACACTCCCTTTGGCATTTACTTTATCTAGAATGGGTTCACCCATGCCATAGAGTTTGATACGGCCTATATTTACTAGTAAATAATTGCCAGTTTGCCTTAGATAGTAGCCTTTATCTCTTGGCGGGGTATGAATCATTTCAAAGGTAAACAAGCACGCTGTGTATCAAGGAGTCAAAGTACAAAAGGTGGCAAAGCTGAACACCATCTGTCAGGAAGGCTTGTGCTACAGCCTGGTTTGCAGTAGGGAATTAAGACTGAAACACAGGCCTGTACTGCCATCGTGTGGTTGGTGATGGAAAGTGATGCAATGTCATTAAAACAAGAGTGACCCACAGCTTGGAAATTACAGAATTGTTGCAACAACAAGGACGAATAATAAGCAACAAAAGATAGCAATTATACTTGTTCTGTGTGTTTCGCAACTTATATACCTTCTGTAAGGAAATAGATGTCTGTAAACCCAATCTTTTTAACCCGATAGTAAAATAGCGTTGCAGGAACGAGTTAGCACACTTTTAAGTAGTGAGAGCCATTTTTTCTGGCACCTACCCAGTGTGGTCCCGTCCTCTCCCATGATGATCTTCATAGAGGTGATTATCTGTTGGACCACGGGGGGTGACATGGAGGTGGCGTACAGGGCGCTGTGAGAGTGGCGCCGCAGGTAGTCGATCAGCTCCTGATAGAGAAATCACATTAAAGACGCTTTTATTTTCCAATAGCAACAGGGATGCAATATATTTAAGTTGGTTAGTGAGCAAACCCAGAAGAAGAGAAGATACAGAAGAGAGACAAGTGTGCCttacagattattattattagaatatttgaaatattacaaGACGTGATattatacaaaatgaaaaagctgactatacagttttatttaaaaatcagattttttccACCATGAATAAACAATGAAATCCAAGTAAAGCAGAGTTTGTTATtatggctgctgatggtgaGTAAAATGATGCtttactgttgtttatttattaaagtataGATCCAAACATAATATCAGTGGCACATCATTTCTAATGTAGGATCACATAATTGGTTATAAAGGCCGCTTtagaataacaaacacaatgaaGGTGTGGGCTAGGTGTTCCTCATTTTTAAGGGAAATATACATCAGGCCATCATCTGGGTTTCTCGGCATGATAACTCCTATATTTCATAACAAATGTTCCTAAAGATATGAAAAGTGTATTTGTATTGGTGTGTCttctatgtatttgtatattattgttCAGCTAGGCCAACTGAAGAAGCCTTGTTTGCGACCCTACTTtgtattataaaacatttatacattttatcaaTAGAGCAggataaattataataaaaaatacaacctTAAAATAAACACCAGGACACATGAACTACACATTTAAAGCCGTTCttaaaggtgagttttgattttttgtagaaaatgaaAGCGTACACTGTTTTCAGAAAACAGGAAGCGATACTTCCTATTGCCCGTAAACAGTGTTGACCAACACCAAAACTGAATGATACACAACGTGGAAATTGCTAAGATCCCTCGAGTTTATGACTAACGGTTTCACATACTATAATCCGAATGCCTCATAGTTGCTTTATCACAGCATGCTTCAAATTCCTCTGTCTGATTTCACCAACCTTTTTCCCACCAATGTATCCTCCAGCAGCCCCGAAGCTCTTGGTGAATGTTCCCATCATTATGTCAACATCCTTGGGATCCAAGCCAAAGTAGTCAACCACTCCCTTGCCGTTAGGCCCCAGGGCACCGATACTGTGGGCCTCGTCCAGGTACAGGTACGCCTTGTAGCGCTTCTTCAGAGCGATGACTTCGGGCAGACGCACGATGGAGCCCTCCATGCTTCAGAAGGAAAAAATACAGTCAGAAATAAACTAAATTGTACCGCTACTCATCTATAGCGATAAAGGCTTACTTACTGCCTTATCAATATTCTATCCTCAGCTACTTTAatgaatacattacatttcacatcattaaaatacatttcattaagtTGATGCTAAGCGACTTAAaataagtgcattcaaccatggagaaacaaactttaaaaaacaatgacaagTACATGAATGCATTGGATTTTAATAAGCCTAACTATTGTAAAAGCCAAATAAGCCAACCCTATCTAAGTTATATGAAAGGTGAACATTTGGAATTTTTTgaatttaactttattaactcatttatttattaggaTTTAAGCACCGACAAATCAGTAGCTGACAACCTATGGTTGAACTGGTagattaaaaatgaattggCCAAGGTGCAGTGGACAGTAATATTGGGCCGACACCCTGAAAAGACTGCCGTGTAATCGTGAGAGCATGAGCAGGTGTTGAAGCTTTTGCTTTGAAATTCCCAGTGGAAATGAAACTTCATTAACATTGCATTAGCGCAGGGCACTGAGCAGGGCAGGCAGCTTCTCTGAAAACTCTATTGATCAACAGGATTAATTGCCTTTCTAGTAAGTACACTACAGAAAAGAAAGGAACACATTATGCCTGAAGGAGAGTGGGCCCACTTCCAAATCcatattattttctatatttaaacaaaGGGATATCAGGGCGGGCTGCCATCAGGACTAAATACTGTCTGAACTAGAGATTGTGAAATTGGAATACACACCTCAATCTATGAGAAAACGTTTAGTTTTTGATTAGTCAGCAAGAGGGTGGCATACAAATGATTACAAAGAATGAATCTGCGTTGAACTCTAAACTGCCAAAAGTGCTTTTTCTTGTATAAATGAATTACTGTTTTGCAGCTACAGTGACTGAAGGGACAGAATCATATCataaaacaacctttaaaataGCATGGCGTCACAAAGTAGAAGGGATTGAATAACTAAACCTGTCATAGGTCCTTTAAACGCAACCCTCCAATGTCAAGTAAAATACAGCtataatatttaaacatcacTTTTGCTGAGAGTATATCATGTTTCTTCTAATGTAACAAATGCAATACCAGTTACAGATTCATATGTCCTCTCCCAGACAACTGTGTGTGTCAAGTCATTTGCAGTAAACACAGTTTAATGAGATACAGTCATGGTATTCAAAATCTTACAGTTAAAtagcaataaaaacagaaataaaacgtAATAAGCTTAGCCTAATTATCCAGCtcttgcattatttattatctaGTAAACACATTATGTCAGTAAGAGTACTGTACATCCGAGTGTATACCTGTAAATTCCCTCCACCACAATGAGAATCTTCTTCCAGGGTCGGTGGGTTCTGGGCTGTCCGTGTGCGATGGCGTCTCTCAGCAGTTTCTCTAGGCTTTGCATGTCtagaacacaaaaaaaacaacaaaaaaaacacacaagcttTTATTCTCCTAAAGTTATAGGAGAACACTGTTGCATTAATGGATGAGAGTACGTAAGATCTCtggtgactgtgtgtgtgttcatcctGGGCCAAATCAACTGCTGTGCGATTCAATATGGTAAATAAAAGCGAGTTAAGTGGTAGTTAAGTAAAGTAGAGTAGTAAGTAGAAGTAACTCAAATTGGCATTGGGTGATGCAGATTAAGGCTAAATCCTGTCTCATAGTGTTGAAAGTTGCTCTGCAGCCACTAATCCTATGTTCTGTGCCTTATAGCTAATGTTACTGCAGACATAGGGTGTACATCTTGTGCTAGAGTTGCATCCACATGTCTCGTAATCTCTAGTTCCCTTCTGAGCTAAACAAACTCCAGGCTTGTGTTGTAGTCAGAACAATCACACTCACTTCCTGGTCGGGTCATAATGTTTCCTTAAATTCTGCATtctataataattataaatgtttaaaggCAGGGTTTGCAGCTTTCAGGGAAGTGGTGGATGTAAACAGGAAGGTCAAGTTCAAGTCAGACCAAAATACTGAGTGTGGAATCATGACAGCTTCTAAAGAAAACAGAACTTACCCATCTCACAGCGACTGCTGCCCAGGGCACTTGAGCAAGTCATTTAACCCAATCTGCTACCTGGTGCAGTAAAACATGGTAACCTCTTTGCTCTGACCCCTCTcaataaaaaaggcaaattgTATTTAGAACTAATGTGAGGAGGTCTTCCGcatgtatgtatttgtataatatatatatacagctccggagaccactccaaatttttcttaagTCTCAAACTCTACAtgaatggcagccattccagtgtctgttgattTTCAACACAGGGAAAAatgttcagtagtttatagaatacaataaaaaaataataataataatcatttaactcaaagacatacctataaataatgaaacaagagaaaatgatcattctgaagtggtctcttattttttccacggctgtatatatatatttatatatttcccCTTGTTGGATTAATAAAGTGGCCTCTTGTTAATCTACAACAGTGAGTGTTACAGTACGATAAAACCAAGGGGTACACAAGTGAGATGTGTGTTTACCAAATTCTGTGACCTTTCATGTAGAAAATgtagtaatttaaaaaaaaaatgtaagtaaattTGATGTTATTGATAAAGATAGAGAAAGAGGTTGGCCATAGTAACGTGCTAGTAGCCTTGTAgctgcttgaaaaaaaaagagagagattttCTCCACTGAATGTGTCTCTGATTGAGTGGGAATGCATGTGTTGGAAGAAAGATGTAAGTCTGGAGTATCAAACCACACCTTTTattataagttttaaaaaattaaaaagagcAGACAATCTGCTTCCTGTTTCTCCCAACACATGCGTGCCCAGTGTACGTGAATGGCCATGTGACATGCGTTTTAAGGCTATTAGTATGAGCTGAGATTAGTTATGAAATATGCTAAAACTCTTACGTGTTTGAATATTCCTTAAGTTTTGAATCGTGTGGAAGTTACAATTCCATCTTACTTATCAGGTAATGTAATGAGTACAAGAGGTCACCCACTGTTGTGTTTGAAGACCCGGATTGTGGAGCCTGACAGGCGGGCCCCCAGCACCAGGGACGCGTGATTCAGCTCGTCACTCAGAATAAGACaaccctgtaaaaaaaaaaaacagaggtttTTTTCAACTCATGTTGCGTGTTGATAATCGGTTACAACATCAAGAGACAAGCAATCGCTAATTAGCCAGGAGAGTCAAACACTACTCAAGGAGAAATATTCAAGTTCAACCCTCTATCAGAGCTTTAGTTGCTTAATTGTAATACCCCAGGATTTAGCATTCTGGGAGTGTTTAGTGTTGACTAAACTGAAGGTTTCAGAACACACCCGCAGTGTGGCAAAGGATCCAGGCTTGGGTTACACATGAAACTTTAATACTCTGTGATTAGGTATACCCGTTTCAATGAATAGCCGCACTAACGTTAAATAGATATCCTTTTACATTcaaagggccctattatgctcatttcctggttcatatttgtatgttctTCCTCTagtctactgtgacatgtttccatgctttaatgttatttttctcatacagcctgtgctgcagcacactATGATTAGTGTCTGTCCCATTAGTGTATTGCAATTAGCAAAATTGTCTTAAGTAAGAAATATTTAGGTCAACGCTTGTTTTCTTATACCTGGTAAATAATCAGTCAAGTCAATTTCCTTAAAGAGTCCCTTTGGAGTTGGGCCTGCAGGGGCCCTATTCTGGTCATTTTAAGCttcatatatgtgtgttttgtttctactATAACATGTGTCaccgtctgtctgaaaccagagcccagtctgccttttttggcctttgcagaccatttaataAAAGCCTtgataacacactacaggggaGGGAAACCCACCAaaaggcataatagggcctctttaaattacataaacTTCTGTAGTGTAGACATGCCTACTGTAGCAATTTGGGGTAAAGTATCTAGCCCAAGGACCCTTTCACGTGTTGACTTCAGGGATTGGGGATCGAACAACTGACCCTCTAACTTGATAGAAACTCTTTCCACCCCTGAGCCACATATGCCCAGAGATATGGTTTCCTCCCTCAGATAAGTAGAAACAGAGTAGGAAATATATTCCAGGGTCAATTGTTCACTATACCATAAATactgtttcaaaataaacacacctTATCCACCTGTTAAAGTCAACACACCTTAACATTTACAAAGGTCCGACCATTTCCTCTTGCCAATGAATACATGAGCTTGTTACACAGCCCATGATTATGGCATGACGAGCAGAAATGTGATACAGTTATGAATATTGTGACAATATCAGTGACTCAGATCTGTACGGTCTCGCAGCCagtttctccctccctccttgtCCATCTGCTTTTCACTCATGCGGTTGTCTGGAAATGTGTTCTTTGAATCACAAGGTACACCAGCCTGtcagttttacttcctgttcaaGTTAAGACGGGAGTAAAGACTGACGTGTGTTTCATTGAGGTTAGAATAACAGTGGCTTTCAAATATCAATCTTTTCCCCCAAGGCACTCAAGATGTTTTGAAACCTTATAACGGAAACTAGTGCTGTGGAACAGTTTGAACCCCTTCGGAATTGGCTCTACATCTGAAAGCTTGTTTTTAGTTTACACACAAAGCATTGTTTCTGGGACAGTGTAATGGCACTCCCATACCCAAAAAATTCCACTAAGGGCACATGTGACTGTCAaagtaatcaaatcaaatggaGCAGGATGTTCTAGAGTGAtgaaaaacataagaaaggaagTGAATGAAATTCCGTACCTTCCCGGTGAGAGCAGGAATGTTCATGGAATTAGTTGCGAAGCCCATCCCAAAAGCCATGGATGACTCAACACCCAGAAACCGGGCCACCAACTGCTCCAGCTCCTCGTGGATGTCAAGATTTCCTGGAGATGAAAATAATATCAGTTTAGCTACAACTTCCTATGAGTGTACTGCAACTACCAAAAGAAATATTTAGGTCAGCACTTGTTTTCTTATACCTGGTAAACAATCAGATAAGTCAATGTCCTCAAAGAGTTCCTTTGGAGTTTTCCatgggccctattatgctaatttaagcttcatatttgtgttttctgtgtgtactataacatgtttccatgctttatcTTTCAAAAAGTGCTGTTTTTATGTGAcactgcaacacctcttttcaccctctgtctgaaaccagaacccagtcttctctggttggttagctggccggttcgATTGTGAATCGttaacagcttagagatgtccagccACTTAGCTTATCACGCACCATGTGTTAAAGCGCTAGCAAGTAGAAATGcgagtgttaaatagtgatggCATTATGTTGCGGAACTCAACAAAGGAATCAAATGAGACGTTACAGGCacgagggggtggggggggttcagcctttgcagactatttacatgcacaaaaaccacaCTACAGGCagggaaaaccacaaagagtataatagggcccctctGACTGCTAGTATCAGTATGGAGCCCTATCTCTATGATGGGGcccaggttttgtttttgtcgtGGGTGTGCATCAAGGCGCACCAGTGTAAGACGATACAAAGTTACACCATAGGTGTTAAGATATCCAACTGATCAACAGGTATCAGTGACACCCCGTGATGCTGTTCAATGAGGCAAGGAAGAAAAGACAGCGAACAGAAAAGCAAACGCTGCTTACAGTATGTTTTGTGAGGAAGGGAGTTCAATTCAACATCTTTGCTAGACTTTAAGGatacacagaaaatgttttggtaAGGAACACTGTAGGTAAACAAAGCTTTTGTTCATCTAAAATCTAAACTCCACAGGGCACCTTTAGGCTAAATAGACCATGAACCTTAGTTTTTCTTTTGCCGGAGATAACAAGATGAAATGTGATAAACAATCAGGAGCTGCCAAcatcaaactgaaatgaaatggaaCTTCAAAGCTTTTCAAAATGCTTCACTATATTTCAAACTCAGCCTTTCTGTCCTTCAAAACCACTTGAAGCCTGAAGCTGATATTGTACTGCTAAAAGAGAGGGAGCAGCCTTTAAAGTCCAggctgctccctctctctccctccacttGAGCATTTATTGACTCTTTATGATAAAAGCAGTATGAGATGATGAAAAAAATCATGACAGCTTCTAAAGAAAACAGAACTTACCCATCTCACAGCGACTGCTGCCCACTCCAGGGCCGTACTTTTCCGTGACTTCGATAGCAGCTTCGGCACAGGCTCCGGTGTTTTCAGCGAAGCCGAGGTAGTTGTATGATCCCATGTTGATGACGTCCTTCACCACTCTGCCTGTGTgcctgagaaagaaaatcagaggGTTAATAGGAATAATTATCTTTAACCTGTGCGTGACTGCCCTGGTTGCACGGCTACCATGTCCTGTACAATGTTATCCTCTATTATCACAGTGCATGGTAACTTATACAAACTTATCATGTCCCATTCAGGGCTGGGCCATATGAAGAAAATCACAACACGTGTATTTTTGACTAAATACATGATATTGATGTTGGAACAATATTTTACGGTTGATTAGTGAAAATATTTAGCAATGAGAATATTGATAGAGAATGTGTTATGTCCATATAAGAATTAAGTGGGTAAAGGTTTTGGaaatttagaaatgtaatgATTACCTAATGAAGACATATCCTAGCCACCTTTACATTTATCATTGTCTTTAATCTTAATCTAAGTAAGCTTGGTTTTCATTCTACTTAAAAcggttctttttttattgaatttcaatgtttttattaatgccaattaaatgtattattttattgctATTTATTAATGAACATGATATactttcccccccttttttctgcttttgaatttaagtgggttttttttcttagacTTTTTGAGTTTATATTTTGACAAAAGTCACATATGGACAAATTAAgtccataaataaaaaacaaaaatacattcagaaaTGCCATCACTTTTGTGTCATGTAGCTAAATCTAAGACAATGCCTAGTCTCATGTCACACTATTGTTTAAATAGTCACAATATGGATATGTTGCCCAGGCCTAGTCCCAATGGAATGAGCTGACGGAGTTCATATTACTCTGTACTTTAATAATATAAGTACAGAAAATATGACACTACATCTGCTGTTATCTGGACGTTTTGTCTCTCTAAATATCACAGAGTTCAATGAGAGTGCACATGGCTTCTGTTCAATGGCATGTGACAGATACTGGTGCTTCTGAATGGCTTACGTCACTCTTATTATCAGAAAAGAGGAGGTCAGTGAACTTCCTGTTGAGCAAAGGATCAGCAGAACAGTAACACACCTCTGGGGGGAATAGTGGCAGTCATGGACAACGCCTTGATACTGTATCAAGCCTGCGcacacagagcaacacacactcgGTGCCACAGAGCAGTGACTTACTCAAAAGTCCAGTTGTAGTCGTGGGAAGCCCTCTCCACCAGGTCCATCTTAGCACCGGGGACGCTACAGATGGGTCTGTTCCAGTTGTCCCGGATCCTCATGTACAAGTTCCTGGTGTAAAAGTTCTCAAAGTCCTGATAGAGTGGAACGAAATCCTGCAGGGGGGGAGGAAATGGTAAATTGTTGGATTTCCTAATAGCATGTCTTGACAATTCAAAAAATTCCCAAGAGGTCATTGTTGCTTTGCGTCAGATAAGGGCACAGTCAAATACTTTCTGTCGAAAccagattttaaaaaggtgtgaCACTGTGTAAAAGACTTGCAACACTTGTACCACAGTTCTTCCCTAGGATTAGATTTCTTAAATCAAAGAAACTTgaaacttttttaaaagtaatgcaaaacaaaagtgaaaaccTTTTCAAGTATCATTTGAGGGTTCAGTTTTTATGCACCATATATCAGAAACAAATTCACAATTGTTTTAAAACTCAGCTCCCTGGTGTGATTTCTTTAAacgtattttattaaatatgttccttagataacttttttttctccctcatggcattgtgaagcaccttgagataatgttgtttttaaagtgtgctatagaaatacaacttattattattcattaaaaactgCAGGTGCGCTGCAACTCTGAGtacttaaaaagaaagaaaggctaAAGACTTTCATGTGTACCTTTGGCTTtcataaaaaatgatgattCAGTTATTTCACCGCAGTGTAACTTTAATAACTATTATCGAATAactgtttaatgtatttaaatataatttgaatgtATATCTATTGCAATTTGTCTTGatgaaattgtgttttatgtagAGAACTCTGAATTGTTTATTGCTGAAATGTACGGTGGCAGACAATGGCCCAAAACATTACCATGGGACCGGGGCGCTTGTTGACGTTCAGGGCTAGTTGGTGAATGATTTCTAAAGTTTAGTATAGTgttcaagttggtgaagatgtatCTTaaattgcatgtgttttggcacatttgtgtttatttatttgcgGCGTGTTTCTTGTtatagaaatgttttgggcAGTTCTAACACATTTGCACTTATCGGCCACCGTAGTTatgtgctttacaaaaataaaacttgtcTTACTATTGTCATTTTGTCATTGCCTTACATTTCTTGAACTAATTTGATTGCCTTGAATAGCTtcacaagtgttttttaaatcatcatttGCACACAGTGGGGTGTACTTTaccttctgctcctctttctcctgaGCCACGTTGCACTTCTCGATGCTCCAGTAACGAAGGAAGTCTCTGAGGTAGCCGAAGACGGTGAGGATGCCGTAGCCCATGTAGGTGAGCACGGCCACCAGAAGAGGCGTCTCCTCAAACGATTCCGAGTAAGGCTTCCAGTACAGGCTGGAGTTGTGTGTGACATTCTGGTTCTGGGGGGCAATAAAGTTAAATTATTCGTTCTTTGCAGAACCAAAGATCTTTTTTCACTCAACACATCCAAGGCAAGGTCAGATATTTGAGGTTATGTTAACAAACAGACACtttatgttcaaataaaaacatttaagctGGTGGGTTCTCCTTCAAAGGGTAATGGTTTATCTACGCTTTAAGTCTGTTTAAATCAGCCCTCCAAGAGAGCCCAATAAATTGTGATTGTATTCTGGACAAACACACTAGACGACAGCAGTGTGTTATAAAGTGTTCTCCTTGG
The sequence above is drawn from the Eleginops maclovinus isolate JMC-PN-2008 ecotype Puerto Natales chromosome 15, JC_Emac_rtc_rv5, whole genome shotgun sequence genome and encodes:
- the sptlc2b gene encoding serine palmitoyltransferase 2b gives rise to the protein MTESSVNKLLNGDACHRTSNGKKSSKNGFVKNHCVFQQPQRYRRPREKNQNVTHNSSLYWKPYSESFEETPLLVAVLTYMGYGILTVFGYLRDFLRYWSIEKCNVAQEKEEQKDFVPLYQDFENFYTRNLYMRIRDNWNRPICSVPGAKMDLVERASHDYNWTFEHTGRVVKDVINMGSYNYLGFAENTGACAEAAIEVTEKYGPGVGSSRCEMGNLDIHEELEQLVARFLGVESSMAFGMGFATNSMNIPALTGKGCLILSDELNHASLVLGARLSGSTIRVFKHNNMQSLEKLLRDAIAHGQPRTHRPWKKILIVVEGIYSMEGSIVRLPEVIALKKRYKAYLYLDEAHSIGALGPNGKGVVDYFGLDPKDVDIMMGTFTKSFGAAGGYIGGKKELIDYLRRHSHSALYATSMSPPVVQQIITSMKIIMGEDGTTLGADRLRQLSENTTYFRRRLREMGFIIYGNDDSPVVPLMLYMPAKIGAFGREMLKRNIGTVVVGFPATPIIESRARFCLSAAHTREMLDTALDAANEVGDLLQLKYSRREQPRPSLGWMSEESLLQD